Part of the Halodesulfurarchaeum formicicum genome is shown below.
CGCGGCAGCCGCCCCCGTCGAACGGAGGACGGTCCGCCGCGAGACGTTCGTCTCGGCGGGATTCTCGCTCATTGCCCATCACCTGTCGGTCGCTCGTCGACGCCGAACTCGTCGATGACGGCCTCGTGATGGCGGTCGTGGAAGGTCGCTTCGTCCAGGTCACCGTTCGCGACTGCGATCGCGTCCCGGGCCAGTTCGCGGCCGAGTTCCGTGTCGAAATCACTCCCCTCGAGGATCTTCGTCGCTTCGTCCTGGTTCAACTCGAATGCGGTGTCGTCTGCGGGATCGGTTCCCGGTGGATCGGTTTGTGTATTCATAGTATTTGATATTTGGTCGATAGGTCGTCACGTCTCGTCTGTCTCGTTCGGTCCGAACTCCGCCGCGTCGCTGCCGAAGACCTGCCTGACTTTCGTCCGATACTTCGCGTTGAACGCGTCATCGCTGAGCTCGCCCTTCGAGACCCGGAGTGCATCCCGGGCCATCTCCTGGCCGAGTGCCACGACTTCCGGTTCCTGGTCGTCCCCGTCCAGAATCGCTTTGATGCGGTCCTCCCAGTCCGTTCCATCCGGGAGGAGCGGGGCGTCCTCGAGATTTGGTGGACCGCTCACAGTTCATGACCCAGGTTACTCTATTCGGGAAGGGTCCAACCAGATTCTCCTCAATAGTTGCGAGTTTATATACGGGGCAATAAATAAAAGATTGCTACAACTACAGGTCAGCTTCTCGGATTGAGAACTTATCCCAAGGTCTTCGAGACGATGTTCGTCAGGATGGTCGCCTCGATGCGGGAGAGACGTCGGGACACGCCGGATTTACTCACGCCGAGTTTCTCGGCCAGTTCGGCCAGCGAGATACCCCGTGGATCGTCGTAGTAGCCTTCGGTGACCGCGAGTTCGAGGGTGTCCCGCTGGGTTTCACTCAGATCGGTGAGGTCGAAGGTGAGTCCGTCTTCGCTATCCGCTTGCGAGCAGTCCACGATGCGAAGCAGACTCACGCTTCGGGCGTTCTCGCGCAGGTCCTCGATCAACTCGCCCAGGACCGTCCGATTCGGGAGATAGGTGGTGATCCGCGAGCGGTCGCCTGCCGTCGGTTCGATCTTTGGCACACAGCCGTGGGCCGCAAAGATCGAACACGCACACGTGCGGGAGACCTGTTCTGTCACGTGAACCGGGTCCTCGTTTGCCTCCCCGCGGATGTCGCAGTGACACTGGCCCAGGTGGTCACGAATCACGTTGACTGCCGTGACCGATTCTGGAAGGTCCCGAGCCGGACAGGACTCGGCCATCGATACCTCTAACTCGACGAAGAGCTGTCGTCGATCCCGTGTCTGAGCGGTCGGCGGGTCACAGTCCACGGGTTGATCGGTGTCGCCGGCTGTCTCTGGCATGAGTATTTTCGCTTGGCTGCTGGCTCGACGGTCGGTACTTCAAACGAGGGGCTTGACAACGAAAAGTCACTCCATTGTTATCAGTATCGCTTAATAACTCCATAACCGCTCCCAGTCAGCGGGTTATACTGATGGGTTATAATATTTAGAATCTGATTGGTAGCTATCTGGTGGCGATTGACAGGTTCCAGAGTTTGAGTTAGTAGGGGAAAATTCGATGGACTGTCACACTTGTGGATGCACCTGGGGGACATTTTTGAACACTGGTCGAACCGTCATTTGTGCCGATAACCCACGTGACAATCCCACACCGACACGCCGTTGTCATCGGGGGGACACCCGGGTGCTTGTTCCGTCGCTCCCAGATCACACAATTTTCCGGGCGAAAACGCGTGCCTCGCTCAGGATCGCCTCGATTTCACGCCCAGCAGCACGGCGAGGAATGTGGCGAGAAATGCGAATCCAGCAATGACGACGAAAAACGACCTCGTGGAATACGACCCGAGCAACACCCCGCCGAGCGCGATCCCGAGCGCGCCGATACCGAACTCACCGAGGTACGTAACCCCATACGAGAGCCCACGGGTCGCCGCGGGCGTGTGGACGGCCACCGCCACCTGGTACATCGGCTGGACGAAAAAGAGAAAAAATCCGAGCAACGCACTCACGAGCAACAGTGGGGCGAACCCGACGCCTGCGACCGGGACGAAGAGGAGACTGAACAGTCCGAGGAGGGCAAACCCCCCGGTCAATCCAGTCTCGACGGCGATCCGATCGGAGAGCGTTCCGCCGACCCACTGGCCGGCGATGCCGACGACGAGCAACCCCACGAAGATGTAGTCCCCGACGTTGACTCCGACGAGGGCGTCGGTAATCGTGAGTGCTGGCATGGCCGACAGCTCCCGGAGGATCCGTGGCAAATAGGCGGTGACACCACGGTAGAAGAGGCCATCGAAGACGACGATCGCCAGCACGATGGGGAAAAGCGAGTGCAGCAGTTCGCGGCCCCGCATGATGAGTGGTGTTTCGTCCCGTTCGTCAGCCGCAGCTTCTGCCGGCTCGTCCACCGCGGCAGTCGGGTCGAAATCGATCGAGAGGCCGTACATGAATGCGGCGACCCCTGGTAGTGCGAGCAGCCCGGCGACCACTCGCCACTCGAAGACGAGCAGGAGCGTCGCGGCGACGAAGGGCCCGAGAGCGGTGCCGAGGTTTCCGGCCATCCCGTGATAGGCGAAGATAGTACCGCGGCTGGCGGCCCCGGTGCTGATCAGGGACATCCCTGCCGGATGATAAACGCCGGCGAACAGACCCCAGACGGCTAGCGCGAGTCCCACCCCGTAGATCGACGGTGCGAGAGCGAGCGCGCCAAACCCGAGGGACATGCCCGCGATACTTCCCAGAAGGACGACGCCCGGCCCGTAGCGGTCCGAAAGCATGCCACCGGGCAAGGCCGCGATGCCGATCGGCGCAAACCCGATTGCGACGATCAGCCCGGCCACCTCGACGCCCGTGGGAAAGGAATCGATCCAGACGACCAGCAAAATCGGGATCGCCATCTCGAAGTAGTGAAACAGGCCGTGGCCGAGCATGGTGAGGGCCGCGATGGAGCGGTCGTTTTCCCGCTCGGGGGACGCGGTTGTCGTGGACACGGCTACGCCGAGTTCATCATCGCCTGGGGAGAAAAACGGTCCGGCTCGATTCGGACTCGATGCAAACGGCTTTTGGGCCTGCTCCGCCGGGTTGACGTATGGCGATCGAATCCGGCGACACCGTCAGAATCGAGTACACCGGCCGTCTCGAGGACGGAACGGTCTTCGACACGTCCCGGCGGGCCGTGGCCGAGGAACACGACCTGGTCGAGGAGGACCGGGAGTACGACCCGCTGGAGGCCGCGGTCGGGACGGGCCAGTTCATCGAGGGGTTGGACGAGGCCCTGCTGGGGATGGAGGCAGGCGAATCCGCCACTGTCACGGTCCCGCCTGCGGAAGCCTACGGCGAGTGGGAGGAGAGCCGGGTCCGCGAGTACGAGATCGACGAACTCAGCGCCCAGCTCGGCGATCAGCTCCCCGAGGCCGGGGCCTACATCCAGACCCCGGACGGGTCGGTCGCGGAGATCCGCTCGGTCGAGGAGGACGTGGTCCGTGTCGACTTCAACCATCGGCTGGCGGGCGAAACCCTGGAGTTCGAGATCGAGGTCCTCGCCGTCGAGTGACCGTTCGGCTACCTTTTTCGGGCTCGCGAGGGTGTAGGTGGTATGGACAGTGCCGACTTTGCGGACCGACTGCGTGCCGGCGAGAAACTCGTGGGGGCCTGGTCGATGTTGAGCGAGCCGGTCGCCGCGGAAGTGCTCGCTGACGAGGGCCTCGACTTTCTCGTGCTAGACGGGGAGCACTCCGAGAACACGGTCGGTGATCTCGCCGATCTGACCCGGGCGGTCGACGCCGTCGAGTCCGAGACGGTCCCGGTGATTCGAGCTCCCAGTTCCGACCGGGCGGCGATCCGTCGCTTGCTCGATCTGGGTCCGGCCGGGATCGTGATCCCGCAGATCGAATCTGTCTCGGAGGCCAGGGCGGCCGTTCGAGCGACCCAGTACCCCCCTGCGGGCAATCGGGGCGTCGCCGGCGGTCGGGCTGCAGGGTACGGGAGCGACCTGGCAGCCTCCGTCGAGAACGCCAATCGAACTGTCGCGACCATTCTCCAGATCGAGACGACGGGGGCCCTGTCGGGCCTGGGAGAAATCGTCGCCCTCGACGGCCTCGACGCCATGTTCGTCGGGCCGGCGGATCTCTCCGCGCAACTTGGTGTGTTCGGGGACTTCGAGTCCGAGCGCTTCCGAGCGGCCCTCGATCGCATCGTCTCGGAAGCGAACGCGGCCGATCTGCCAGTTGGCACCCTCGCGACCAGTCCCGAGTCGGTCCGTCGGCGGTTCGATGACTGGGAGATGGATTTCCTCGTCGCCGGGACGGACATCGGCTTTCTGCGGGCGGGCGTTTCCGATTACCAGGGGGCCGTCGAGTCGGCGGCCGCCGAGTCGCCGTAGCGGGTCGCGACCCAGTCGATGATCGGCCCGTAGACGAGGCCGGCGAAGAAACTCGGCCAGTCCCGGAACTCGCTCGTGAACGCGATGGCCGCCGTCACCACGAGTCCCAGTAGCAGGCCTCTGAGGAGGACGTTGTACCGCGATTCGACGAGGACGAGTCCGCCGGCGAGCCCGATCACGAGCCCCATCACGACCCGGTTGTACCACATCGCGAAGAGGAACAGTTCGTTGCCCGCAAAACCGATCCGGGTCCCCACCCCGACAATGCAGAAGAGCCCAAGAAACGCTCCCGTGAGCACGCCGATCGCGAGTCGTCGTTGATTCATGTTTCGAGATCTATCGGCATGCCAATAAATTTTCCCGCCGGTGTCGAAATCGCTCAAGTGACCGTCGAAGGCTCCCAAATCTACTTCCACGCTGCGGGTGGAGGGTGGGTATGGCACTCGGGCGTCGAGGGTTTCTCAAAGCGGCTGCCGGCGTGACGGGGGCGGGTGGGCTCACGGCCCTGGCCGGCTGTGCCTCGTCCTGTCCGGACAGTGACCCGCCGGACCCGGCCGAACAGGTTTCGATCGATGCCGAGCCAGTCGGGCCATTCAGCGCCCCTCCCGAGGGTCGCTGGCCGGCGGTGCGAGGCGGGGGTGCCAACACTGGGTTCTCGACCGGACAGCTTCCCCCGGCGGATCTCGAACTCCGGTGGCGGGCCGATCTCGACATCCCGACCGAGGACGGTGTTGGGGTCGTCGCGAGCGCCCCGGTCGTGGGCGACGAGCAGGTCTACGTCGCGGACTCCACGCGAGTTCACGCCCGGTCGGTCCGAACCGGCGAGCCCCGATGGAAGTTCGGGCCGCTCCCGGTGACCGAAATTCCCAGTTACTCACACCGGGCCAAGACGATCGCCCCGCGAATTGGTCCGGATGGGCACGTGTTCGTCGGCACCGAGGACGGACTCGTCGTGCTCGACGCCGCGGACGGCACCGTGCGCTGGCGAGTCGATGCGATGCAGGCTGTCGCCCCACCGGCGGTCACCGCGGCGGGAGTCTACGTCCAGGGGGCCCAGTCGGTCCAAGCGCTGGAGCTGGACGGCACCCCACGCTGGAACCGTGCTGTCGAGGCCGATGGGGAGCAGTACCAGCCGGCAGCAACCTCGCGGGCCGTCGTATTCCCGCTGGCGGATGGCATCGAAGCTCGCGACCCGGAGACCGGCGAGCGTCTGTGGCACCGCTCGATCCGTCCCGAGTCCGCCCCAGTTCTGGATGCCGGGATCTGCGTTTTGGGCACGACAGATGGGCTGGTCGGTCTGGATGCCCGTTCGGGAACCGAGGAGTTTCGCTACACCCGTGGGGACTACCTGGCACTTCAGTCCCCGGTCGTCACGCCCGAGACGATCTATGCCGTGGAGCAGCCACCCGAGGCTGGCGCAGCCGCGTTTGCGCTTTCGCGGGCTGCTGACGGACTCACGCCCCGGTGGTGTTCCGCGATCGGTGATGGTGCCATGGCAGCGGCGACGGCCGAGCACGCCCTGACGAGTACCTCGGTTGGTACCGGCCCTGACGCTGGACACGGTATCGTCGCCTTCACGGCAGATTCGGGGGCCGTGCCCTGGGCCGTGGTGGGCGGCGGGCGATCGGACACCTGGACCAACCCGCCGGCCATACTCGATGGGGCGCTGGTCGTGAGTACCCGAGGCGGTCGAATCGTCGCCGTGTCGGGCGCGGAGACATGACCAGCCTTCGTCGAGATGGGCCGGCGCTCGCTGCGCTCTTTGGTGGGTTGCTCGCGTTGCTGGCCGCGATTCCGCCCGCCTGGTACGGAAGCCGGCCCCGGCAGTCCTACCTGTTCGATCCACCGGCTTTCAGTCCACTCTGGATCGAGCGAGAGTTGATGCCGGTACTGGCGGTACTGGCCGCGCTCGGTCTCCTCGTCGGGCTGGCGGCACTGGTCTGGCGGGATCGCGAGCGAAGTGGATGGCTCTGGGGTACGGGGGTCGCTGCCGTCCTGGGGGCCAGTCTGTTTACGATTTCGCTCTTCGGGCTGACCGTGGCCAGAGGCGACACCGCTGCGCCCGACCCGTATTCATCGATTGCCTGGCTGCTGCCTGGGCTACTCGGAGGCCTGCTCCTCGTGGTGGGGCTTGTTCTTCTCGGCGCGGTGTACCTTCGGCGCGGTCGCTCCAGGCTCGGTGGCGTCCTCGTGGCGGTCGGTCCGGCGACGATCGGAGTAGGTGTGCTCCTTCCCGAGCCAGTCGCTGGTGTGGCTTCCGCTGGAGCGCTGGCCGTTTTGGGCGTGGCGCTCTCGGTGGAGCTTCACCGGGGGTGGCCGGAACGAGGGGACGACTAGCTGTGTAAGTTATGTGGATGCACTAGCTAACCCCTCCAAAGGGATTATATACCCTCTTTCCATTATTTTCAAACGAGTTACTATCATGACTACCTACTACGACTTCGTCCTCGGTCTCATTCCGCTGGTCTTGTTCGGCTTCGGCGGCGGGCTTCGACTGGCTGGTCTGCGATTCGAGATCGCCGTCGCAGTCGGCGGCCTCCTCGCGATGGGACTGATCGGCCACGCACTGTTCGTCAACGCCCCCGTTGATTCCACTCAATCCTCGAGTACTGAATCTGTCAGCACCGGGACGTCGGCCCCGATGGCCGACTGAGCCCCTTTCACAGCCAAACGATTTCTGGCATCCGTTCGACTAAGTACCTTCGCCGCCGTGTTCAGCTATGGCACGCGCAGTCGGCGTCGACTGGGCCGGAAACGGCTGGGTCACCGCGGTGATCCCCGAGACCGGATCGCCGGCGGTAGCGTTCTACCCGACCGTCCTCAACCTCTGGCGAGCCCACCGCGAGGCCGACCGGATTCTCATCGACATCCCGATCGGGCTTACCGAGACCGGCAAGCGGGCGTGTGACCTCGCCGCGAAACGCGAACTCGCCGGGCGGCAGGGGAGCGTCTTTCTCACCCCCACGCGGGAGGCGGTCTACGCCCCGAACATCGAGACCGCGAAGGAGCGCCAGCGGCCGGCCGAGTTCAGCGTCCAGAACCAGGCCTGGGCGATCGTCCCCCGGATTCGGGAACTCGATGGATTCCTCCAGGCCTTCCCGGAGATCCCGGCCGAGACGTTTCGGGAGGCCCACCCGGAACTCAGTTTTGCCGGGCTGAACGGCGGGACACCGATTTCGGCCTCGAAAGGAACTGATGCCGGTCGCGAGGCGCGACTGGCCGCACTCGAATCACACGATCCCACACTCGTGGAGGCCTACGAGCGCGGTGTCGAAACCCTCACGAAACCGTCCTACGCCCCGACGATCGGGGCCTCGAAGACGGATGATATTCTGGACGCGCTGGCCCTCGCGGCCGCGGCTGCAGCGGGCCCCGAGGCCCTGACTCAGTTGCCTGAAACCCCACAGCACGACCCGGTACTCGACCGGCCGATCGAGATCGTCTATTACTCTGGGGAGTGACTGGCGACCAATTCAGCAACCTCGGTTGGTGTGGCCCCGAC
Proteins encoded:
- a CDS encoding 4Fe-4S ferredoxin N-terminal domain-containing protein, yielding MNTQTDPPGTDPADDTAFELNQDEATKILEGSDFDTELGRELARDAIAVANGDLDEATFHDRHHEAVIDEFGVDERPTGDGQ
- a CDS encoding 4Fe-4S ferredoxin N-terminal domain-containing protein, coding for MSGPPNLEDAPLLPDGTDWEDRIKAILDGDDQEPEVVALGQEMARDALRVSKGELSDDAFNAKYRTKVRQVFGSDAAEFGPNETDET
- a CDS encoding helix-turn-helix domain-containing protein codes for the protein MPETAGDTDQPVDCDPPTAQTRDRRQLFVELEVSMAESCPARDLPESVTAVNVIRDHLGQCHCDIRGEANEDPVHVTEQVSRTCACSIFAAHGCVPKIEPTAGDRSRITTYLPNRTVLGELIEDLRENARSVSLLRIVDCSQADSEDGLTFDLTDLSETQRDTLELAVTEGYYDDPRGISLAELAEKLGVSKSGVSRRLSRIEATILTNIVSKTLG
- a CDS encoding MFS transporter — translated: MSTTTASPERENDRSIAALTMLGHGLFHYFEMAIPILLVVWIDSFPTGVEVAGLIVAIGFAPIGIAALPGGMLSDRYGPGVVLLGSIAGMSLGFGALALAPSIYGVGLALAVWGLFAGVYHPAGMSLISTGAASRGTIFAYHGMAGNLGTALGPFVAATLLLVFEWRVVAGLLALPGVAAFMYGLSIDFDPTAAVDEPAEAAADERDETPLIMRGRELLHSLFPIVLAIVVFDGLFYRGVTAYLPRILRELSAMPALTITDALVGVNVGDYIFVGLLVVGIAGQWVGGTLSDRIAVETGLTGGFALLGLFSLLFVPVAGVGFAPLLLVSALLGFFLFFVQPMYQVAVAVHTPAATRGLSYGVTYLGEFGIGALGIALGGVLLGSYSTRSFFVVIAGFAFLATFLAVLLGVKSRRS
- a CDS encoding FKBP-type peptidyl-prolyl cis-trans isomerase; translated protein: MAIESGDTVRIEYTGRLEDGTVFDTSRRAVAEEHDLVEEDREYDPLEAAVGTGQFIEGLDEALLGMEAGESATVTVPPAEAYGEWEESRVREYEIDELSAQLGDQLPEAGAYIQTPDGSVAEIRSVEEDVVRVDFNHRLAGETLEFEIEVLAVE
- a CDS encoding HpcH/HpaI aldolase family protein, giving the protein MDSADFADRLRAGEKLVGAWSMLSEPVAAEVLADEGLDFLVLDGEHSENTVGDLADLTRAVDAVESETVPVIRAPSSDRAAIRRLLDLGPAGIVIPQIESVSEARAAVRATQYPPAGNRGVAGGRAAGYGSDLAASVENANRTVATILQIETTGALSGLGEIVALDGLDAMFVGPADLSAQLGVFGDFESERFRAALDRIVSEANAADLPVGTLATSPESVRRRFDDWEMDFLVAGTDIGFLRAGVSDYQGAVESAAAESP
- a CDS encoding outer membrane protein assembly factor BamB family protein, which translates into the protein MALGRRGFLKAAAGVTGAGGLTALAGCASSCPDSDPPDPAEQVSIDAEPVGPFSAPPEGRWPAVRGGGANTGFSTGQLPPADLELRWRADLDIPTEDGVGVVASAPVVGDEQVYVADSTRVHARSVRTGEPRWKFGPLPVTEIPSYSHRAKTIAPRIGPDGHVFVGTEDGLVVLDAADGTVRWRVDAMQAVAPPAVTAAGVYVQGAQSVQALELDGTPRWNRAVEADGEQYQPAATSRAVVFPLADGIEARDPETGERLWHRSIRPESAPVLDAGICVLGTTDGLVGLDARSGTEEFRYTRGDYLALQSPVVTPETIYAVEQPPEAGAAAFALSRAADGLTPRWCSAIGDGAMAAATAEHALTSTSVGTGPDAGHGIVAFTADSGAVPWAVVGGGRSDTWTNPPAILDGALVVSTRGGRIVAVSGAET
- a CDS encoding DUF429 domain-containing protein; the protein is MARAVGVDWAGNGWVTAVIPETGSPAVAFYPTVLNLWRAHREADRILIDIPIGLTETGKRACDLAAKRELAGRQGSVFLTPTREAVYAPNIETAKERQRPAEFSVQNQAWAIVPRIRELDGFLQAFPEIPAETFREAHPELSFAGLNGGTPISASKGTDAGREARLAALESHDPTLVEAYERGVETLTKPSYAPTIGASKTDDILDALALAAAAAAGPEALTQLPETPQHDPVLDRPIEIVYYSGE